A genomic stretch from Chromatiales bacterium includes:
- the gspD gene encoding type II secretion system secretin GspD yields the protein MLQKIGLKKIMLKKTRLKIFNFEKLLTILLGFMLLTPSVATAATINFRDVEIKQFIESMSELTGKNFLMDNRVRGKATIIASTEVPDDALYDIMLSVLAMQGFRAVEGANGLTTIVPANLAPRYSPLDVESTLQTEIIPIRHLEVGSIVPIIRPLMTGEAQVVPFKRLNSLIITELKTNIERVKEIIRSIDKKTLEDYEIINLRHLKADDIVRIIEKARNPATKQLVKIIADSKNDRVILTGQPEDRLTLRALIAELDTRSTTSDQRGVVRVIPLNYANADDMKSVLKGLLTKQFLELASEGFMEDDIKKDDDKKDDDKKDDAKKDDDKKDDKKKSETLSGSGYTVQSDPDTNVLIVSGAANLVQAIVTVVERLDVPRPQVLIEAIIAELSLRRSAELKTRLAAAKGEGRNTIGIPGGGDIITDLRGLFSAFDFTGNRRDIRGYAGVKINDLNLGLFIEGLLSDNNTNILATPSVMTLNNEKAIIKVGTERSIETANDFVGDNDQRRRQTFERLQADTELTVTPQITKGDAVNLDIKQKVRRVQNETATQPVTDDREIETRVVVDDGKIVILGGLVSENRTDIKRRYPLLSSIPLVGNLFKGRESSNDKSNIMVFIRPTIFRNTEDATKVAADRYVQLRLEQLEHLKKTDTLLDEETKSMLLPPLKSERKSSTSRRPTPTSRARPPSSRSSDERT from the coding sequence ATGCTACAAAAGATTGGGTTAAAAAAGATCATGTTAAAAAAGACCAGGTTAAAAATTTTTAATTTTGAAAAATTGCTCACCATCTTACTTGGCTTCATGCTACTCACCCCGTCAGTGGCGACTGCGGCTACGATTAACTTTAGGGATGTTGAGATCAAACAATTCATTGAGAGTATGTCGGAGTTGACCGGCAAGAATTTCTTAATGGATAACCGGGTACGCGGCAAAGCGACGATTATTGCCAGCACCGAAGTGCCAGATGATGCACTTTACGACATTATGCTTTCGGTTTTGGCAATGCAAGGCTTCAGAGCGGTAGAAGGCGCCAACGGATTGACGACTATCGTACCAGCTAATCTAGCTCCACGCTATTCACCATTGGATGTTGAGAGCACATTGCAAACTGAGATTATCCCCATCCGACATTTAGAGGTAGGATCTATCGTTCCCATCATCCGACCATTGATGACTGGTGAGGCACAAGTCGTCCCATTCAAACGGCTTAACTCGCTGATAATCACTGAGCTCAAAACCAACATCGAGCGTGTCAAAGAGATTATTCGCTCAATAGACAAGAAAACTTTGGAAGATTACGAAATTATAAATCTCAGACATTTGAAAGCTGATGATATAGTAAGAATTATAGAGAAAGCGCGCAACCCTGCTACCAAACAGTTGGTTAAAATTATCGCCGACTCCAAAAACGACCGCGTTATCTTGACCGGTCAACCGGAAGATCGCCTGACATTGCGCGCACTCATAGCCGAACTGGACACCCGCTCAACGACTTCGGATCAACGCGGTGTGGTGCGTGTGATACCTTTGAACTATGCCAACGCTGACGACATGAAGAGTGTACTCAAAGGTTTATTGACCAAACAATTTTTAGAATTAGCAAGCGAAGGTTTTATGGAGGATGACATTAAGAAAGATGACGACAAAAAAGATGACGACAAAAAGGATGATGCCAAAAAAGATGATGACAAAAAAGATGATAAAAAGAAGAGCGAAACGCTAAGCGGCAGCGGCTATACTGTGCAATCTGATCCTGACACCAATGTATTGATAGTCAGCGGTGCCGCCAATTTGGTACAAGCAATCGTTACTGTGGTTGAGCGGTTAGATGTGCCGCGCCCGCAGGTGTTGATAGAAGCGATTATTGCCGAGTTGTCCCTGAGACGATCGGCAGAATTAAAGACACGCTTAGCTGCAGCAAAGGGAGAAGGACGTAATACTATCGGTATACCAGGAGGAGGTGACATAATAACTGACTTGCGCGGATTATTTTCCGCCTTCGATTTCACCGGTAACAGGAGAGATATTCGTGGTTACGCCGGTGTAAAAATTAATGACCTAAACTTAGGTTTGTTTATAGAGGGACTTCTCTCAGATAATAATACCAACATTCTGGCAACACCATCAGTGATGACACTCAATAACGAGAAAGCGATAATAAAAGTTGGCACGGAAAGAAGCATCGAAACTGCAAATGATTTTGTAGGAGATAATGATCAGAGGCGAAGACAAACCTTTGAGCGTCTTCAGGCGGATACCGAACTTACCGTGACACCGCAGATTACCAAAGGTGATGCAGTTAACCTTGATATTAAACAAAAAGTCAGAAGAGTGCAGAATGAAACCGCAACCCAACCCGTAACCGACGACCGGGAGATTGAAACCCGTGTGGTGGTGGATGACGGCAAAATTGTCATTTTAGGTGGATTGGTAAGCGAAAATCGCACCGACATTAAAAGACGATATCCATTATTGAGCAGTATTCCGCTAGTAGGTAACCTATTCAAAGGGCGTGAGAGTAGCAACGACAAAAGCAACATAATGGTATTTATACGCCCGACTATTTTCCGCAATACTGAAGATGCGACTAAAGTCGCTGCCGATCGCTATGTACAACTGCGCCTGGAGCAATTGGAACATCTTAAAAAAACCGATACTCTGCTTGACGAAGAAACGAAATCCATGCTACTGCCACCGCTTAAGTCGGAGCGCAAATCGTCAACCTCCCGCCGCCCCACACCTACTTCTAGAGCTAGACCGCCGTCATCTCGCTCGTCTGACGAACGCACTTAA
- a CDS encoding phosphoribosylglycinamide formyltransferase, giving the protein MVKRIVVLVSGRGSNLQALIAGVETGSISGKIVGVISDRTDAVAIEKAKYEKIATSVVDAKTTRSHNHFETTLMNAVQQYQPDLILLAGFMRILSAQFVKFFAGSIMNIHPSLLPAYKGLNTHRRVLAAGEKAHGCSVHFVTSELDGGPLIAQARVSVKADDTPQTLAQRVLLEEHRIYPYAVALFCADRIKMDGGECLLDDKVLEQPLHLNQ; this is encoded by the coding sequence CTGGTGAAGAGAATCGTCGTTTTGGTCTCCGGGCGCGGTAGTAACCTGCAAGCATTAATAGCAGGTGTGGAGACAGGCTCTATCAGCGGAAAAATTGTAGGGGTGATTAGCGATAGAACCGATGCTGTTGCTATTGAAAAAGCAAAGTATGAAAAAATTGCCACATCGGTAGTTGATGCTAAAACTACCCGCTCACACAATCACTTTGAGACCACCTTAATGAATGCCGTGCAGCAGTATCAGCCCGACTTGATACTGTTAGCTGGCTTCATGAGGATATTGAGTGCACAATTCGTCAAATTTTTTGCAGGGAGTATTATGAATATCCATCCATCTTTGTTACCTGCTTATAAAGGTCTAAACACGCACCGTCGTGTATTGGCTGCCGGTGAGAAAGCACACGGATGCAGTGTACATTTTGTAACATCGGAATTGGATGGCGGACCATTGATAGCGCAAGCGCGGGTTAGTGTTAAAGCCGATGATACACCGCAGACGCTTGCTCAGCGCGTGCTACTAGAAGAACATAGAATATATCCGTATGCGGTCGCTCTGTTTTGTGCAGACCGCATCAAAATGGATGGTGGAGAATGCCTATTGGACGATAAGGTTTTAGAACAGCCGTTGCACCTTAATCAGTAA
- a CDS encoding HRDC domain-containing protein has translation MNNINITNFQGIITDDVMLYDICEVFAKSQYIALDTEYMREATYYPQPSLVQISDGKNHAILDIIALQDLQPLKRLLATPKITKIIHSYEQDLMVLKYIGCPIKHSLFDTQLAAAFLGFGYMVGYQTLVETCLGVKLKKGYARSNWLTRPLAKEQIKYAIEDVIHLPKLYHFLNKHLQASGKASWCEEDSKRILNDYYSERVRRPTPKVSGEGQLTTIYEKHRLRKLVEWREEKAKTANMPRRWLVKDKYLIAVAQNRMSLDELINIHKDNLENEYTDKLSEQLKLIKYETQNSKYISAKDKQLIEKLKQLISQAARDHGVEKSLIASHKQILRYVRDEKNRASMALSSGWRYRMINQPIKKLLAAGDG, from the coding sequence ATGAATAATATAAATATAACCAATTTTCAAGGTATTATCACCGATGATGTAATGCTTTACGATATCTGTGAGGTGTTTGCTAAGTCGCAATATATTGCTTTAGATACCGAATATATGCGCGAAGCTACCTATTATCCGCAACCCTCTTTGGTACAAATCAGCGATGGCAAAAATCATGCCATTTTAGATATCATAGCGTTACAGGATTTACAGCCCTTAAAGAGGTTGCTAGCGACACCTAAAATAACCAAAATTATTCATTCTTACGAGCAAGACCTGATGGTCTTAAAATATATAGGTTGTCCTATCAAACATTCTTTGTTTGATACGCAACTGGCAGCAGCATTTCTAGGTTTTGGTTATATGGTCGGCTATCAGACTCTAGTTGAAACTTGTTTAGGTGTTAAGCTCAAAAAAGGCTATGCGAGATCTAATTGGTTAACCAGACCCTTGGCCAAAGAACAAATTAAATATGCGATTGAAGATGTTATCCATTTGCCCAAACTATATCATTTTCTCAACAAACATTTACAAGCCTCTGGCAAAGCCAGCTGGTGTGAGGAGGATAGCAAGCGAATATTAAATGACTACTACTCCGAGCGTGTCCGCCGTCCCACCCCTAAAGTTTCAGGTGAAGGTCAGCTGACTACCATTTATGAAAAACACCGACTACGAAAGTTAGTAGAGTGGCGCGAAGAAAAAGCAAAAACTGCTAATATGCCGAGGCGGTGGTTAGTTAAAGATAAGTATCTTATTGCGGTTGCTCAAAACCGTATGTCACTCGACGAACTGATAAATATACACAAAGATAATTTAGAAAATGAATATACAGACAAACTTAGTGAACAACTAAAATTAATTAAATACGAAACCCAAAATAGCAAGTATATATCGGCTAAAGATAAGCAATTAATAGAAAAACTAAAGCAGCTAATATCACAAGCCGCCCGAGATCACGGGGTAGAAAAATCTTTAATCGCAAGCCACAAGCAAATTTTAAGGTATGTCAGGGATGAAAAAAATAGAGCGAGTATGGCATTATCTTCCGGCTGGCGTTATCGGATGATAAATCAACCGATTAAAAAATTACTGGCGGCCGGCGATGGCTAA
- a CDS encoding CDP-alcohol phosphatidyltransferase family protein produces MSNIPNLLTAIRLLLVPVLMYLLYLGHFSAALYLIIFMGLSDAVDGFLAKKLNCISRFGGFFDPVCDKMMLVGATVMLAYIDLLPVWLVLLIVARDLIIVIGGGAYYLYIEQFLAAPSIISKVNTFFQLLLTVIVIYSQINFVPQQWISGLITVVTVTTVLSGVGYIWIWGRNAIKASAR; encoded by the coding sequence ATGAGCAATATACCTAATCTATTGACCGCTATTCGGCTTTTGTTAGTGCCAGTGTTGATGTATCTATTATATCTTGGTCACTTTTCCGCTGCGCTTTATTTGATTATTTTTATGGGTTTGAGCGATGCAGTTGACGGTTTTCTAGCTAAAAAACTCAATTGTATCTCTCGCTTTGGTGGTTTTTTCGACCCTGTCTGCGACAAGATGATGCTGGTCGGTGCTACGGTGATGCTAGCTTATATCGATTTGTTGCCGGTATGGCTGGTATTGCTTATCGTCGCTCGAGATCTAATCATCGTGATTGGCGGTGGTGCATATTATTTATATATTGAACAATTTCTCGCCGCGCCATCGATCATTAGCAAAGTGAATACTTTTTTCCAGTTATTGCTAACCGTCATTGTGATATACAGCCAAATCAACTTTGTTCCGCAACAGTGGATCAGTGGACTTATCACCGTAGTTACGGTGACTACTGTGTTGAGCGGTGTTGGTTATATATGGATATGGGGACGTAATGCGATTAAAGCCTCAGCTAGATAA
- the hda gene encoding DnaA regulatory inactivator Hda, giving the protein MSLSKQLLLRFGPQKNKVFDNFLPTNNKTVVDHLHHLCQSNLGVSYQTYLWGPPSSGKSHLLQATCSAITHRSKRSIYLPLQLVGDKVSSILNGLESVDLVCIDEAEFIAESKIDIEGPLFNLINRVRDENGCLLVAGRSNPRQLALRLSDLKSRLLWGSVHKLTAITDEHKPAALALHAKLNGTEIPAVAITYLLNHYPRDMDSLIKVVNHISRVGFQCKHRLTIPFVKRVLAEMPRV; this is encoded by the coding sequence ATGAGTTTATCTAAGCAACTATTGTTACGCTTTGGCCCACAGAAAAACAAAGTCTTTGATAATTTCTTGCCGACAAATAATAAAACTGTAGTAGACCATCTGCATCATTTATGCCAATCTAATCTAGGTGTAAGCTACCAAACTTATCTGTGGGGACCACCAAGCAGTGGTAAAAGCCATTTATTGCAAGCGACTTGTAGCGCAATAACGCATCGGTCAAAGCGTAGCATTTATCTGCCCTTGCAACTTGTCGGTGACAAAGTCAGTTCTATACTCAACGGCTTAGAGTCAGTAGATCTTGTCTGCATAGACGAAGCTGAGTTCATTGCCGAGTCGAAAATAGATATTGAAGGTCCACTTTTTAACTTGATTAATAGGGTGCGCGATGAGAATGGCTGTTTGCTGGTGGCCGGACGCAGTAATCCCAGACAGTTGGCGCTACGGTTGTCTGATTTGAAGTCGCGACTTTTATGGGGCAGTGTTCATAAATTAACCGCTATCACTGATGAACATAAACCTGCAGCACTCGCTTTACACGCCAAGCTAAACGGTACAGAAATACCGGCGGTGGCTATCACTTATCTACTAAACCACTATCCTCGTGATATGGATTCTTTAATCAAAGTCGTCAATCATATTAGTCGAGTAGGCTTCCAATGCAAGCATCGCCTTACCATTCCATTCGTCAAACGGGTGCTCGCAGAAATGCCCCGCGTGTAG
- a CDS encoding MFS transporter gives MYNNILEYLTHRGWNKATLSWSLYDWANSAFATIVLAGFFPILFKNYWAKGLAASEISLLLGIGASMSGILLILAAPVIGYLADVKAAKKAYLTVCMVISVAATIAFTFLGEGFWQAALICYVLSVFMFMAGNVFYDAMLIDITSPTYYNRISSTGYALGYLGGGIALILGVLPVWFGDAEQMQQIKGVFAGVGIWWLLFSIPLLLWVREKHKRQTSTFGFWKPLKLLRKQPALAWFLLAYWLYIDAVDTIIRIAVHYGDVKGFPVEDLLIALLLVQIIAFPATLIYGRLAEHFGAHSMITVGILIYIVICLWGAFLDSQLSFYILVVLIALVQGGLQAQSRAFYADMVPSEHAAQFFGIYNMLGKFAVVLGPLLFGFTTYLSDNPRFGLMSLIVMLALGLIVFLTRVPRKLADTVTD, from the coding sequence ATGTATAACAACATATTAGAGTATCTGACTCATAGAGGATGGAATAAAGCTACTTTGTCATGGTCATTGTACGATTGGGCTAATTCTGCTTTTGCCACCATCGTGCTGGCCGGATTTTTCCCCATTTTATTCAAAAATTATTGGGCAAAAGGATTAGCCGCTTCCGAAATCAGTTTACTTTTGGGGATTGGTGCTTCAATGTCCGGCATATTGCTCATACTAGCTGCCCCAGTCATAGGATATCTTGCCGATGTTAAGGCTGCCAAAAAGGCTTATTTGACTGTATGTATGGTCATTTCTGTGGCGGCGACAATTGCTTTCACCTTCCTCGGCGAGGGGTTTTGGCAGGCGGCACTTATCTGCTATGTGCTATCGGTTTTTATGTTTATGGCAGGTAATGTTTTTTACGACGCGATGCTGATCGACATCACCTCGCCAACTTATTACAATCGTATCTCGTCAACCGGTTATGCATTGGGCTATTTAGGAGGCGGCATCGCACTTATTCTCGGCGTGTTGCCAGTGTGGTTTGGTGATGCCGAGCAAATGCAACAAATAAAAGGCGTTTTTGCCGGCGTAGGTATATGGTGGTTATTATTCAGTATCCCATTATTGTTGTGGGTACGGGAGAAACATAAACGACAAACATCTACTTTTGGTTTTTGGAAACCACTTAAACTGTTACGTAAACAGCCGGCACTGGCATGGTTTTTATTAGCTTATTGGCTCTATATAGACGCCGTGGATACAATTATCAGAATCGCAGTACATTACGGAGATGTGAAAGGATTCCCGGTAGAAGATCTGCTGATTGCGCTATTACTCGTACAAATTATAGCTTTTCCAGCCACTCTGATTTACGGCCGTCTAGCAGAACATTTCGGCGCACATTCTATGATAACAGTTGGTATCCTTATTTATATCGTTATCTGCTTATGGGGAGCGTTTTTAGATTCGCAATTGAGCTTTTATATTCTAGTTGTTTTAATCGCCTTGGTGCAGGGTGGCTTGCAAGCCCAAAGCCGTGCTTTTTATGCCGATATGGTACCGTCCGAACACGCAGCCCAATTCTTCGGGATTTACAACATGCTGGGCAAATTTGCGGTGGTCTTAGGTCCGCTATTATTTGGTTTCACTACATATCTCAGCGATAACCCACGCTTTGGTTTGATGTCGCTGATAGTCATGCTAGCACTTGGCTTAATAGTTTTTCTAACCCGAGTACCGCGTAAGCTTGCCGACACTGTTACTGATTAA
- a CDS encoding phosphoribosylformylglycinamidine cyclo-ligase, which translates to MPNHSYKNASQHYRQAGVDIAAGEMLVAKIKRLSKQTNREGVISGIGGFAGLFDLAAAANYQAPVMLAATDGVGTKLKIAHAMHKHDTIGIDLVAMCVNDILAQGGEPIFFLDYLACGKLHVDTMYTIVQGIVQGCKEANAALIGGETAEMPGCYPQDQYDVAGFAIGLAERNNLLPKTNIKADDIIIGIASSGLHSNGYSVINKLIAEHRIKLNETLDGSTLGALLLKPTTIYVSALLPLIQQGLVTALAHITGGGITSNLPRVLPAHHCALIDKKGWPRPIIFDWLQKECALADEEMLSVYNCGIGMILITTTEHQAAVMHQLELAQLPAWLIGRVKQSKAKSPYVEYSEHR; encoded by the coding sequence ATGCCTAATCATTCATATAAAAATGCAAGCCAGCATTATCGTCAGGCTGGTGTAGATATAGCGGCCGGCGAGATGCTGGTTGCTAAAATCAAACGACTGTCTAAGCAAACAAACCGTGAGGGTGTGATAAGCGGTATCGGCGGATTCGCCGGTTTATTTGATTTAGCGGCAGCAGCAAACTATCAAGCACCAGTGATGTTGGCGGCAACTGACGGTGTCGGCACCAAGTTAAAGATCGCGCACGCTATGCACAAGCACGACACAATCGGCATAGATTTGGTAGCCATGTGCGTAAACGATATACTCGCACAAGGCGGAGAGCCAATTTTTTTCCTTGACTACTTGGCTTGCGGAAAACTACATGTAGATACTATGTATACCATTGTCCAAGGCATCGTGCAAGGCTGCAAAGAAGCAAACGCTGCACTGATAGGCGGCGAGACCGCCGAAATGCCAGGCTGCTATCCGCAAGATCAATACGATGTTGCCGGTTTTGCCATTGGTTTGGCTGAACGCAATAACTTGCTACCTAAGACGAACATCAAAGCAGACGATATTATCATTGGTATTGCATCGAGCGGACTACATTCTAACGGCTATTCGGTGATTAATAAGCTGATAGCTGAACATCGCATCAAGCTCAATGAAACACTAGACGGCAGTACTCTGGGTGCCCTTTTATTAAAACCAACAACTATCTATGTAAGTGCGTTGCTACCTTTGATACAGCAAGGACTAGTCACTGCGTTGGCGCACATTACTGGTGGCGGTATAACCTCGAACCTGCCCAGAGTCCTACCTGCGCATCATTGTGCGCTTATCGATAAAAAAGGTTGGCCACGACCGATCATCTTTGATTGGCTACAAAAAGAATGTGCATTAGCCGACGAAGAAATGCTGAGCGTCTACAACTGCGGTATAGGAATGATACTGATAACCACCACCGAACATCAAGCAGCTGTTATGCATCAACTAGAGCTTGCACAGCTACCCGCTTGGCTGATAGGCAGAGTTAAACAGAGTAAAGCTAAAAGTCCTTATGTTGAATACTCTGAACATCGTTAG
- a CDS encoding ammonium transporter has protein sequence MTQFSIFKHLSRVLLILSCMAIPAYAQDGLDSGDTAWILTSTALVLFMTIPGLSLFYAGLVRSKNVLSVLMQCFSITCLVSIIWVLYGYSLAFSDGGALHSLIGGLSMVGLAGIARDTMSGSIPETLFLMFQLTFAIITPALIVGGFAERMKFSAVLLFTLFWVTFVYFPICHWVWGGGWLGEAGLLDFAGGTVVHITAGVGALVAAMVMKQRIGFPTTPMPPHSMVLTVAGAGMLWVGWFGFNAGSAVAAGTDAGMAMLVTHISAAAASLTWAGIEWLKHGKPTVLGIVTGMVAGLGTITPASGFVGPMAALVLGILAGAICYTATQFIKRMLKIDDSLDVFPVHGVGGLLGTVLAGVFVASQYGGAGLAAGVTISDQVMVQIMGVVAVIVWTAIVSFIVLKVVNAMVGLRVDEDEEVEGLDVRQYDQKGYHS, from the coding sequence ATGACACAATTTAGTATTTTCAAACATCTGAGCAGAGTACTGCTAATTTTGTCGTGCATGGCAATACCAGCTTATGCCCAAGACGGATTGGATAGCGGGGATACTGCTTGGATCCTTACATCAACCGCTTTGGTTTTGTTTATGACCATACCCGGCTTATCACTCTTTTATGCCGGACTGGTTAGATCTAAAAATGTGTTGTCGGTTTTAATGCAATGTTTTTCCATTACCTGTTTAGTTTCTATAATATGGGTGCTATACGGTTATAGCCTTGCGTTCAGTGACGGTGGTGCTTTGCATAGCCTCATCGGTGGACTGAGCATGGTGGGATTGGCAGGCATAGCACGTGACACCATGTCAGGTTCTATCCCTGAGACATTGTTCTTGATGTTCCAACTCACCTTTGCGATTATCACCCCAGCATTGATCGTCGGTGGTTTTGCTGAACGGATGAAGTTTTCGGCAGTGCTACTCTTTACCTTGTTCTGGGTGACTTTCGTCTATTTTCCTATATGTCACTGGGTTTGGGGTGGCGGCTGGCTGGGAGAAGCTGGCTTGCTGGACTTCGCCGGTGGTACTGTAGTACACATTACAGCTGGGGTCGGTGCTTTGGTAGCGGCTATGGTGATGAAGCAGCGTATAGGATTCCCTACTACGCCTATGCCACCGCATAGCATGGTTTTGACGGTCGCAGGCGCTGGTATGTTATGGGTCGGTTGGTTCGGATTCAATGCCGGTAGCGCAGTAGCCGCTGGTACGGATGCAGGTATGGCAATGCTGGTCACGCACATCAGTGCAGCAGCAGCTTCCTTAACCTGGGCCGGCATTGAATGGCTGAAGCATGGCAAACCGACTGTATTAGGTATCGTAACTGGTATGGTTGCAGGCTTAGGGACAATCACGCCTGCTTCTGGTTTTGTCGGTCCTATGGCGGCCTTGGTGCTGGGTATTTTAGCCGGTGCTATATGCTACACCGCAACCCAATTCATCAAGCGCATGCTTAAGATAGACGACTCCTTAGATGTGTTTCCGGTACACGGTGTCGGAGGTCTCCTAGGCACTGTACTGGCAGGCGTTTTCGTCGCTTCGCAATACGGCGGTGCCGGTTTGGCAGCAGGCGTTACTATTAGCGACCAAGTCATGGTGCAAATAATGGGCGTAGTTGCGGTTATCGTGTGGACTGCGATAGTGAGCTTCATAGTGCTTAAAGTTGTTAATGCTATGGTTGGTTTACGCGTCGACGAAGACGAAGAAGTTGAAGGACTGGATGTCAGGCAATACGATCAGAAAGGCTATCACAGTTAA
- a CDS encoding P-II family nitrogen regulator yields the protein MKYIITIIQPFKLDEVRDALSSIDVKGMTVSEVKGFGRQKGHTEFYRGAEYVIDFLPKLKLEIATTDAQAEKVVNTIRETAHTGKIGDGKIFVFNLEQSIRIRTGETGDDTI from the coding sequence ATGAAATATATCATTACTATCATACAGCCGTTTAAGCTGGATGAAGTCCGAGATGCCCTTTCTAGCATTGATGTTAAGGGGATGACCGTCTCGGAAGTCAAAGGCTTTGGACGGCAAAAAGGACATACTGAGTTTTACCGGGGTGCGGAATATGTAATTGATTTCTTACCTAAGTTAAAACTGGAGATTGCGACAACTGATGCGCAGGCAGAAAAGGTGGTTAATACTATCAGGGAAACTGCGCACACCGGTAAGATAGGCGACGGCAAGATATTTGTCTTCAACTTGGAGCAATCAATTAGGATACGGACAGGAGAAACTGGCGATGACACAATTTAG